From a single Paraburkholderia sp. FT54 genomic region:
- a CDS encoding MFS transporter → MKGTFRSLRNFNYRVWASGAIVSNIGTWMQRTAQDWLVLTELTRHNATSVGIVMSLQFGPQMLLLPLTGYAADHFDRRKLLFATQAAMGTCALGLGILTVTGLVQLWHVYVFAGLLGCVTAFDSPARQTFVSDLVGEDDLSNAVGLNSTSFNAARMIGPAVAGLLIASVGTGWVFLINGLSFVAVLGSLHMLRLNELHLKPRAVRSRGSFVEGFKYVWKRPDLKAALLMLFLIGTFGLNFPIFISTMSVTAFHAGASEYGVLSSTMAIGSVTGALLAARRAKPRMALLLGAASVFGVGCTVASLMPTSVLFGIALVVIGVSTQTFTTSTNSLVQLTTDPVMRGRVIAILLAIALGGTPLGAPVVGWVADRFGPRWALGVGAASGFAAAVVGLLYLVKYRQLRVYMEGGRLRYSVDDPRQAPAYLSPAVAVQNAVLSEAEEDSSAGV, encoded by the coding sequence GTGAAAGGCACCTTCCGTTCGCTGCGCAATTTCAATTACCGGGTTTGGGCGAGTGGCGCGATCGTCTCCAACATCGGCACGTGGATGCAGCGCACGGCGCAAGACTGGCTCGTCCTCACGGAACTCACGCGTCACAATGCGACCTCCGTGGGGATCGTCATGTCGCTGCAGTTCGGCCCGCAAATGCTGCTGTTGCCGCTCACCGGTTATGCAGCCGATCACTTCGACCGTCGCAAGCTGCTGTTCGCCACTCAGGCAGCCATGGGTACTTGCGCACTGGGCCTAGGCATTCTCACCGTCACCGGGCTCGTGCAGTTGTGGCACGTCTATGTGTTCGCGGGACTGCTCGGCTGCGTCACCGCTTTCGACTCGCCGGCACGCCAGACCTTCGTGTCGGATCTGGTCGGCGAGGACGATCTGTCGAACGCCGTTGGACTGAATTCCACCTCGTTCAACGCGGCGCGCATGATCGGGCCCGCGGTCGCCGGTCTGCTGATCGCTTCGGTGGGCACCGGCTGGGTATTTCTGATCAACGGGCTTTCTTTTGTCGCCGTACTCGGTTCGCTGCACATGCTGCGGTTGAACGAACTGCATCTGAAGCCTCGCGCGGTGCGCTCACGCGGCAGTTTCGTGGAAGGTTTCAAGTATGTGTGGAAGCGTCCCGATCTGAAGGCCGCGCTGTTGATGCTGTTCCTGATCGGCACGTTCGGCCTGAATTTTCCGATCTTCATCTCGACGATGTCGGTCACTGCGTTCCATGCGGGCGCGAGCGAATACGGCGTACTGAGTTCGACCATGGCGATCGGCTCCGTGACCGGCGCGCTGCTCGCCGCGCGCCGGGCGAAACCGCGCATGGCGTTGCTGCTCGGCGCGGCGTCCGTGTTCGGCGTCGGTTGCACAGTGGCGTCGTTGATGCCGACCTCCGTGCTGTTCGGCATCGCCCTGGTGGTGATCGGCGTGTCGACGCAAACTTTCACGACGTCCACGAACAGTCTCGTGCAACTCACTACCGACCCCGTCATGCGCGGCCGGGTGATCGCGATTCTGCTGGCCATCGCATTGGGCGGCACGCCGCTCGGCGCGCCGGTCGTGGGCTGGGTCGCGGACCGTTTTGGCCCGCGCTGGGCCCTCGGCGTCGGCGCGGCATCGGGTTTCGCGGCGGCGGTCGTCGGCCTGCTCTACCTGGTGAAGTATCGCCAGTTGCGCGTCTATATGGAGGGCGGGCGTCTGCGTTACAGCGTCGACGATCCGCGTCAGGCGCCTGCTTACCTCAGCCCCGCAGTCGCCGTGCAAAACGCCGTGTTGAGCGAAGCGGAAGAAGATTCGTCTGCGGGCGTCTAA
- a CDS encoding CoA-acylating methylmalonate-semialdehyde dehydrogenase — protein sequence MNAVNEQAKLSVQQLGHYIGGAPATATSGRFKDVFNPATGKVTGSVALASVEEVDAAVQAAKAAFPAWSETAPIKRARILFRFKELLNQHHDELAMLITREHGKVFTDAQGEVVRGIEVVEFACGIPNLLKTDFTDQIGGGIDNWNLRQALGVVAGITPFNFPVMVPMWMFPVALACGNTFVLKPSERDPSASLRIAELLKEAGLPDGVFNVVNGDKVAVDALIDHPDVAALSFVGSTPIAEYIHTEASKRGKRVQALGGAKNHLVVMPDADLDQAVDALIGAAYGSAGERCMAISVAVAVGNVADQLIEKLVPRVKSLVIKNGEHLDAEMGPLVTAEHKAKVTGYIASGEAEGAKLIVDGRAHPVASEEGFFVGGTLFDNVGTQMKIYKEEIFGPVLAVVRVPDFASAVELINAHEFGNGVSLFTSDGGVARAFGRQIQVGMVGINVPIPVPMAWHSFGGWKRSLFGDHHAYGEEGVRFYTRYKSIMQRWPDSIAKGAEFTMPVAK from the coding sequence ATGAATGCAGTGAACGAACAAGCGAAGCTGTCGGTGCAGCAGTTGGGTCACTACATCGGCGGCGCGCCGGCCACGGCGACCAGCGGCCGCTTCAAGGACGTGTTCAATCCCGCCACCGGCAAGGTGACCGGTTCGGTCGCGCTGGCGTCGGTCGAGGAAGTGGATGCGGCGGTGCAGGCCGCCAAGGCCGCCTTTCCCGCCTGGAGCGAAACCGCGCCGATCAAGCGCGCGCGCATTCTGTTCAGGTTCAAGGAGTTGCTGAACCAGCATCACGACGAACTGGCGATGCTGATCACACGCGAACACGGCAAGGTGTTCACGGATGCGCAAGGCGAAGTGGTGCGCGGTATCGAAGTGGTCGAGTTCGCGTGCGGCATTCCGAACCTGCTGAAGACCGATTTCACCGACCAGATCGGCGGCGGCATCGACAACTGGAATTTGCGCCAGGCGCTGGGCGTGGTCGCGGGCATCACGCCGTTCAACTTCCCGGTCATGGTGCCGATGTGGATGTTCCCGGTCGCGCTCGCCTGCGGCAACACGTTCGTGCTGAAGCCGTCGGAGCGTGACCCGTCGGCGTCGCTGCGCATTGCCGAGTTGCTGAAGGAAGCCGGTCTGCCGGACGGCGTGTTCAACGTCGTCAACGGCGACAAGGTGGCCGTGGATGCGCTGATCGATCACCCGGACGTCGCGGCGCTGTCGTTCGTGGGCTCGACGCCGATCGCCGAATACATTCATACGGAAGCGTCGAAGCGCGGCAAGCGCGTGCAGGCGCTCGGCGGCGCGAAGAATCATCTGGTGGTGATGCCGGACGCCGATCTGGACCAGGCCGTCGACGCGCTGATCGGCGCGGCCTACGGTTCGGCGGGCGAGCGCTGCATGGCGATCTCGGTCGCGGTGGCGGTCGGCAACGTGGCCGACCAGCTGATCGAGAAACTGGTGCCGCGCGTCAAATCCCTCGTGATCAAGAACGGTGAACATCTCGACGCCGAAATGGGCCCGTTGGTTACCGCCGAACATAAGGCCAAGGTGACGGGTTATATCGCCTCGGGCGAGGCCGAAGGCGCGAAGCTGATCGTCGACGGCCGCGCGCATCCGGTGGCGAGCGAGGAAGGCTTTTTTGTCGGCGGTACGTTGTTCGACAATGTCGGCACGCAAATGAAGATCTACAAGGAAGAGATCTTCGGCCCGGTGCTGGCGGTGGTGCGGGTGCCCGATTTCGCGAGCGCCGTGGAGTTGATCAACGCGCACGAGTTCGGCAACGGCGTGTCGCTCTTCACGTCGGACGGCGGTGTGGCGCGCGCGTTTGGCCGGCAGATTCAGGTAGGCATGGTCGGCATCAACGTGCCGATTCCGGTGCCGATGGCATGGCATTCGTTCGGCGGCTGGAAGCGTTCGCTATTCGGCGACCATCACGCTTACGGCGAAGAAGGCGTGCGCTTCTATACGCGCTACAAGAGCATCATGCAGCGTTGGCCGGATAGCATCGCCAAGGGGGCTGAATTTACGATGCCGGTGGCGAAGTAA
- a CDS encoding LysR family transcriptional regulator: protein MENQNALTASNESFLRDLQLFCNIARRGSFVAASTEMGLSPSHVSKRIAMLEASLGVKLFQRTTRRVSVTSDGEAALQWAQKILDDVQGMADAFADRRTELRGLLRISTSLRLGRKHVSPILALLRQRHPNLEIWLELLDRRADLVGENFDIDVRVGEVHEPHLIAHKMVESARILCASPDYLERRGTPTELAELSQHDCLLFRGRDDRFGVWRLSGPSGEKSVKVTGTVASNLSDIVVQWAKDGYGVVMVSIWDVAESLRTGELVRVLPDYMQSADVWAVTAERLSSSAKIQVCIEFLREQLTSGPYALVTRGVGGF, encoded by the coding sequence ATGGAAAATCAGAATGCGCTCACAGCCAGCAATGAGTCTTTCCTGCGCGACCTGCAGTTGTTCTGCAATATCGCGCGCCGGGGCAGCTTCGTGGCGGCATCGACGGAAATGGGCTTATCGCCGTCCCATGTCAGCAAGCGCATCGCCATGCTGGAAGCCAGTCTCGGCGTGAAGCTCTTTCAGCGCACCACGCGCCGGGTCAGCGTGACGAGCGACGGCGAAGCGGCTTTGCAGTGGGCGCAGAAAATACTCGACGACGTGCAGGGCATGGCCGATGCGTTCGCCGATCGCCGCACTGAGTTGCGCGGTTTGCTGCGCATCAGCACGAGCCTGCGGCTCGGCCGCAAGCATGTGTCGCCGATTCTGGCCTTGCTGCGCCAGCGTCATCCCAATCTGGAGATCTGGCTGGAATTGCTGGACCGGCGCGCCGATCTCGTCGGCGAGAACTTCGATATCGACGTTCGCGTGGGCGAAGTGCATGAGCCGCATCTGATCGCGCACAAGATGGTGGAGAGCGCGCGAATACTCTGCGCGTCGCCCGATTATCTGGAACGGCGGGGCACGCCGACCGAACTGGCCGAGTTGAGCCAGCACGACTGCCTGCTGTTTCGCGGACGCGATGACCGCTTCGGCGTCTGGCGTCTGAGCGGTCCGAGCGGCGAAAAGAGCGTGAAGGTGACGGGCACCGTCGCGTCCAATCTCAGCGATATCGTCGTGCAGTGGGCCAAGGACGGTTACGGCGTGGTGATGGTGTCGATCTGGGACGTGGCCGAGAGCCTGCGCACCGGCGAACTGGTGCGCGTGCTGCCTGACTACATGCAGTCCGCCGACGTCTGGGCGGTGACGGCGGAGCGGCTGTCGTCGTCGGCGAAGATCCAGGTGTGCATCGAATTTCTCCGCGAACAGTTGACCAGCGGGCCGTATGCGTTGGTCACACGCGGCGTGGGCGGCTTTTGA
- a CDS encoding MFS transporter, with product METNTSAGGHEHRSQARKATASGWIGSALEYYDFFIYAQAAALIFPQLFFPSGNPKIAIVASLATYGVGYVARPIGALVLGHWGDTHGRKNVLLVCMFLMGFSTMAVAFLPTYHSVGLLAPALLVVLRLIQGFAVAGEISGASSMILEHAPFGRRGYYASFTLQGVQAGQILAAAVFLPLAYFMEESSFNSWGWRIPFLMSAVVLIAGYYIRREVHETPAFAKEDASGNVPKSPIVEAFRYNWPDMVRVILCSLMNVIPVVATIFGAAYAVQASYGIGFSKSVYLWIPVIGNIVAVLVIPYVGNLSDRIGRRLPIIVGALGAGLLSFGYLYAISIRNVPLAMVMSILMWGIVYQGYNAIFPSFYPELFPTRSRVSAMAIGQNIGTTITALLPALFAYVAPPGSTNVPLIIGTITFAITIVAAVTAWSARENYRVRLSDLGEPNAVPIDKLSYERMRAETMAETKKALA from the coding sequence ATGGAAACGAATACATCGGCAGGCGGCCACGAGCACCGCTCGCAGGCTCGCAAAGCAACCGCCAGCGGCTGGATCGGCTCGGCGCTCGAGTACTACGACTTCTTCATCTACGCTCAGGCCGCGGCCCTTATCTTTCCACAGTTGTTCTTTCCATCGGGCAACCCGAAGATCGCCATCGTGGCTTCGCTCGCCACTTATGGCGTCGGTTACGTCGCGCGGCCGATCGGGGCGCTGGTGCTCGGGCATTGGGGCGACACCCACGGCCGCAAGAACGTTTTGCTGGTGTGCATGTTCCTGATGGGCTTCTCGACGATGGCAGTTGCCTTTTTGCCTACCTATCACAGCGTCGGGCTGCTCGCGCCCGCGCTGCTGGTGGTGCTGCGCCTGATTCAGGGGTTTGCCGTGGCCGGTGAAATCTCGGGCGCGAGTTCGATGATTCTGGAACATGCACCCTTCGGGCGGCGCGGTTACTACGCCAGTTTTACCCTGCAAGGCGTGCAGGCGGGCCAGATTCTCGCCGCCGCGGTGTTCCTGCCGCTCGCGTACTTCATGGAAGAGAGCTCGTTCAATTCGTGGGGCTGGCGCATCCCGTTCCTGATGAGCGCCGTCGTGCTGATCGCCGGCTACTACATTCGCCGCGAAGTCCATGAAACACCCGCGTTCGCCAAGGAAGACGCGAGCGGCAACGTGCCCAAGTCGCCGATTGTCGAAGCTTTCCGCTACAACTGGCCCGACATGGTGCGCGTGATTCTCTGCTCGTTGATGAACGTGATCCCGGTCGTCGCCACCATCTTCGGCGCGGCCTATGCGGTGCAGGCGTCGTACGGCATCGGCTTTTCCAAGAGCGTCTATCTGTGGATTCCGGTGATCGGCAATATCGTCGCCGTGCTGGTGATTCCCTATGTGGGCAATCTTTCCGACCGGATCGGCCGGCGCCTGCCCATCATCGTCGGCGCGCTCGGCGCGGGTCTGCTCTCGTTCGGCTACCTCTACGCGATCAGCATCCGCAACGTCCCGCTCGCCATGGTGATGTCGATCCTCATGTGGGGCATCGTCTATCAAGGCTATAACGCGATTTTCCCGAGCTTCTATCCGGAACTGTTCCCGACCCGCTCACGCGTCTCCGCCATGGCCATCGGCCAGAACATCGGCACGACGATCACGGCCCTGCTGCCCGCGCTGTTCGCCTATGTCGCGCCGCCCGGATCGACCAATGTGCCGCTCATCATCGGAACGATCACGTTCGCCATCACCATCGTTGCAGCGGTGACCGCATGGAGCGCACGCGAGAACTACCGCGTCAGGCTGAGCGATCTGGGTGAACCCAATGCGGTGCCGATCGACAAACTCAGCTACGAGCGGATGCGGGCCGAAACCATGGCTGAAACGAAGAAAGCCCTCGCGTAA
- a CDS encoding Gfo/Idh/MocA family oxidoreductase, whose product MNGTRIAVAGAGYIGRAHMAVAQQSGTCMLSAIVDPSPAAQAIASEAGVPLYRTLEELLERDRPDGVILATPNQLHVEHALTCLAAGVPTLLEKPIAPTVDEAETLVGEVERCGVPLLIGHHRAHSPIMARAKQLINDGRLGKLVAVMGSAVFFKPDQYFADAPWRREPGGGPILLNMIHEVHNLRMLCGDIVAVQAFSSHATRGFPVEDTVAINLRFASGALGSFMLSDTAASARSWEQTSQENKAYPSYPDEDCYVIAGTFGSLAVPTMRLKTYGKAEDRSWWKPFEVGVAELTRDDPLKLQLEHFVRVIGKETEPLVSASDGLQNLRITEAIVEAANAGSTIDTTPALATAH is encoded by the coding sequence ATGAACGGAACCCGGATCGCCGTGGCCGGCGCGGGCTATATCGGCCGCGCTCACATGGCTGTCGCGCAGCAGAGCGGCACGTGCATGCTGTCGGCGATCGTCGACCCGTCGCCGGCGGCGCAGGCAATCGCCAGCGAGGCTGGTGTGCCGCTTTACCGGACGCTCGAAGAACTGCTCGAGCGGGATCGCCCGGACGGCGTGATCCTGGCCACGCCGAACCAGTTGCATGTGGAGCACGCGTTGACCTGTCTCGCGGCCGGCGTGCCGACGCTGCTCGAAAAACCGATCGCACCCACGGTCGACGAAGCCGAAACGCTGGTCGGCGAAGTCGAGCGCTGCGGCGTGCCCTTGCTGATCGGGCATCATCGCGCGCACAGCCCGATCATGGCCCGCGCGAAGCAACTGATCAACGACGGCCGGCTCGGCAAACTGGTCGCGGTGATGGGCAGCGCGGTCTTCTTCAAACCGGACCAGTACTTCGCCGACGCGCCCTGGCGGCGCGAGCCGGGCGGCGGTCCGATCCTGCTGAACATGATCCACGAGGTGCACAACCTGCGTATGCTGTGCGGCGATATCGTGGCCGTGCAGGCGTTTTCGTCGCACGCCACACGCGGCTTTCCGGTCGAAGACACAGTGGCGATCAACCTGCGCTTCGCGAGTGGCGCGCTCGGCAGCTTCATGCTGTCGGACACGGCCGCGAGTGCTCGCAGCTGGGAACAAACGTCGCAGGAAAACAAGGCTTATCCGTCGTATCCGGACGAAGACTGCTACGTGATCGCGGGCACGTTCGGCTCGCTCGCCGTGCCCACCATGCGCCTGAAAACCTATGGCAAGGCCGAGGACCGTTCGTGGTGGAAGCCATTCGAAGTCGGTGTCGCAGAGTTGACTCGCGACGATCCGCTCAAGCTCCAGCTCGAACATTTCGTGCGCGTTATCGGGAAAGAAACAGAACCGCTCGTGAGCGCGAGCGACGGTTTGCAGAATCTGCGCATTACCGAGGCGATCGTGGAAGCGGCCAATGCCGGTTCCACGATCGACACCACGCCCGCGCTCGCAACGGCGCACTGA
- the aroQ gene encoding type II 3-dehydroquinate dehydratase, whose protein sequence is MKTFVMLHGINHNMFGKRDPAQYGTVTLAEIDSSLQALGKELGVQVESLQTNSEAAMCERIHQAFTDNADGVMINAGAWTHYSYGIRDALAILTVPVVEVHMSNIHAREAFRHVSVFAEVVKGQICGFGVDSYLLGLRAAVAAAAA, encoded by the coding sequence ATGAAAACGTTCGTGATGCTTCACGGCATCAACCACAATATGTTCGGCAAACGCGATCCCGCGCAATACGGCACCGTGACGCTGGCCGAAATCGACAGCAGTCTGCAGGCATTGGGCAAGGAACTCGGCGTTCAGGTGGAGAGCTTGCAGACCAATAGCGAAGCCGCCATGTGCGAGCGCATCCACCAGGCTTTCACCGACAACGCCGACGGCGTCATGATCAACGCCGGAGCATGGACGCACTACAGCTACGGCATTCGCGATGCGCTGGCGATCTTGACGGTGCCGGTGGTGGAAGTCCACATGTCGAATATCCACGCGCGCGAAGCGTTCCGGCATGTTTCCGTGTTCGCCGAAGTCGTCAAAGGGCAGATTTGCGGCTTTGGCGTCGACAGTTATCTGCTTGGGTTGCGGGCGGCTGTGGCGGCGGCCGCCGCATAA